The following nucleotide sequence is from Chelmon rostratus isolate fCheRos1 chromosome 11, fCheRos1.pri, whole genome shotgun sequence.
CTCCCACTCTCAGGCTCTGGCGTGTCCACAGAACAAAAGAATACCACATTAACAAGCAAAGCACAACAGTCTGTGCACCAGTGAAAATGTAGACCTAAAGCTTTATTtgagtctgttttctttttcagttagAATATATCCTTACCTGGTGTTTTTAAAATTGCAGACCAGCTTTGGAAGTGTCCCTTTACCATCATGAATGAACACGGTGCTCATTTTCCTTCTCATTACAGGTCATGCCTTCAATGATCAGgaccgctgtgtgtgtgctggctaTGACAACGGGGACATCAAACTCTTTGACCTGCGGAACATGTCTCTACGGTGGGAAACCAACATTAAAAATGGGGTGAGGTGAACTTCTATTGAAatggtaaaacatgaaaaaagatCTGCCAATACGTGGTCTGACAGCCCCTGTGacatgtcatttatttgttaaatatttcagGGGAAGATTTTCCCCTTGACTTCCATAGACATGTAGCCAGTGTGGCACCACAGCAAGAAAATTACAAACTTCTCAGAGGAAAATGGGAGCTCAAACTGACAGTTCAGTCAACTCAGCTCCGATACACAGAAAGTAGTGCAGTTCTAAGTATGAGGTATTAAGAACTAATGTTTTTATTAGGATAAACTGTCCAAACATACATATTTCTTTTGCACTGCAAACAGCACTTGAATCATAACATGGACAAAAACAGGGACAGATGtggacacagagctgaaaatgaCTTCCCAGCATCATTTAGACTCAACATGAAACCGCAGGGGAAGTTTTAGGTGAATGTATGTTCCCTTCACACGCCATATACAAAGCACTGCACTGATTTTCTTACAGTCCACTCTCTTATTCATCACCTCTCGAACGTAGATGAACCAGCCAGGGGTCATTATCTCCATTTCAACACAAAATAGTTTGTGGTGGAGCCATGCCATGTGATAAATATCCAGAGGGAGTGACTGTTATTCTTTCTTACATCATGGTCAGGTTTGCTGTGTGGAGTTTGACAGGAAAGACATCAACATGAACAAGCTGGTGGCCACCTCACTGGAGGGAAAATTCCACGTCTTTGACATGAGGACCCAGCACCTCACCAAGGGCTTCGCCTCTGTTTCCGAAAAGGTAATTGACCTGGGTGGAGAGACGGAGGTTTGGCTCCTATGTATGGGAAAAATGTCAAAAggttattatcattattattactttcaCATTTGTATGGTACAGAGGGAAATGGGGGCACTCGTTGCTTTGACCGTTTTCACAGCTGGAAGTGTTTGGGGTTGTGTTTGTCTAACATTCTCTGTGGCTTTGTGACACTGGCCAAAAATGACTCTGGGCcggtgaggagagagaagtgTGGCTTTTTGTGGGAAAATGCTTGAAAAACACACTTAAGCCGGCATTAGTGCACAGACCGGCTCACCGAGTGTTTGCTAGGTCTGAGAGATCAGAGGCCTCGGCTTTCTAAATATTTGTCCAGTTCTTCAACAGTTGGCACATCGGTGTCACCAACCATGAATCATAAAGTTGCAGCAGATACACTATGTTGGGCTAAAATGTCAGTGTAGCACTGGCAAACAAGTCTTAACAAGAACCTTTGGATTTTTTAAGTGATCTTATACATTATTCTAATAAACATCTCCAAACTCGCAGTGTCTGAACCAGGCTCTTGACTAGTGTCAGTGGTTTCTATGGGCTTATTGATAATGTTCGTACTATTCGTCTTGAGCTGTTCTACATATTTAAAGACAAAGTAATGGCTGTCAGCACATTAAAGTGGCTGACAGGTTTTCTGCACAGGCTCACAATGTCTTGAAAGGCACTAAGAATTAATTTTGCTATTACTAATTCAATTGTGTTAGAAAGGAAATGATCCATCTTCTTTGTTTTAGGCTCATAAGTCAACCATCTGGCAGGTGAGGCATTTGCCTCAAAACAGAGACATCTTTATGACGGCAGGGGGAGCAGGTAACTTACATCTATGGAAATAGTAAGTAATTGGCCTTTAACTACAACAGTGTTTTATCccatttcattgatttttaaataaGAATGAAATTTCAAATCTATGAAacgttttttttgtcatttccagtGAGTATCCCGCTAAGAGAAGCAAAAAGGACTCGGATGGCGCGGATGTGGGCGTAGCTGGCTCTGTCAGCCTCTTACAGAACGTCACTCTGTCCACTCAGCCCATCGCCAGCCTGGACTGGAGCCCCGACAAGCAGGGCCTGTGCGTGTGTTCGGGCTTTGACCAGTCTGTCCGCGTGCTCATTGTCACCAAACTCAACGTGGTGTGAAAAAGCAGACGGATGATGAGGATCTGTGCAGCCTGGAATGAGACACACCAGTAGCGGGTACATCACTGCCCTTTTTAGAGGCTGAATTGTCTTTAATTAGAAGACAACAGTTTTCTACTGCAGGTTTTGGAGGCTGTCTATCAAGATTTTGTACAATTGATACTCATCTTTAGACTTATTTTGTCAGAAACCATTTAACTCAAATGAAGTTGGAAATACTTTGCTGGGGTTGTGTTGTATTGTCTCTCTTAAAGACTATCCCTGAAAAATGTGTACTGCTTGGCTGAGCCCTGCAGGCTGTGTGCAGAGAAATACCCCTGTAACACAATGATACATTTCCCGTATCATTGAGAAGCTTCTCTGGGGTGAAGAAATGATCCCATTTCCCCTGGCCTGGAACACTTGGGGGATCAAGATTCCATTTgttaatgtattttcattttgaacacCTGTCTTTTGTTGCAATACTGGTGAACATTGTTGTACTCCAGGTTTGTCTGTTGTTAAAGTCActtttgatatgtttttttttattattgagacctctgtgttttcaaattaaatatgCCTTTGGAGAAAAAGGTGAACATTTTTCTCAGTGTCTTCTGTTAATGGATACATTAGAAcatcagatgtgaggatttctTTATCGATGAGCACAGAAAGTGTCTCATAAGATGTGTCTTTTTGGTGTACAGTAAGCAAACTGTGGCTCATTTAAAGACtgtaaaagagaaacacaggTATTTGTTAGAGGAACACAAGCATCATCATATCCAGCATTTGAACTTGAAGAAATCTTGTAGGTCCTGATcgtcctcctgtctgtcatggATCCTTGCGTAGACACTCTTCAGCAGCTTGGTCATGGACTTTCCATCCAAGATGTCGATGTATTTGTCTATGCAGCCTAAAAACACAGCCGGAGATTACTGCATCAAAAATGACTACTCACATTTACATAAATGCTTCAACATATGAAgagtttcatttcagaataatatcccaaatgtttgttgtgttatttgAAGTGTGTTAAAAGTTCACAGTCACAGTATCTGACATCATGCTGCATGTATGTATTCTATGTAATATGTCATCTATCTGGCCACCCACCAGTTGAACATACTACATCTCTATAAATAACATGTCACATGGCCTGGCTGCATGATTTCAATACAACGCTAttgaaacaacacatttgttaAATATAGTCCAGAAGATGGTGCAGACAGTTTAAACATGCCTGTCATTCATGATGGGTGGAGTTAGTCACAAAGCATGGTGTGAAGAGTGAAACCATTTTATTTCTTGAAAAAGAATATGAAAATAagttccctttttttctgcGACTGTGTGCAGCAATTTAAACACTGCAGGATTTTACCAGATGTCTGTCCcaaattattatatattaaaaatatattcattagTCTGTCTTATTAAAGTAAATATCCTCTGTCTTAAACATATTTTCCTGCTAATTACTTAAATAACAGTACTACTACTGTTTCCGAGACTAATGATACGATGCCTACAGTATTTACAATAATAGTATTAAACTCACTTAGGCCCATGACTTTGCCGTATGCTGCAAGGCTGGGGCCCAGCTGCGGGTGGTCGTACTGCTCCAGCGTCATCAGCAAGCGGACGATCTCTCCTGTGATGAAGGCATCATCGAAGCTTTGCTCGGCCACAGGCTTCAGAGGGAATCTGCTGTACACCTCCACCGCAGCCTGAGGGTCTGATGGCTCCAGCAGCTGCACGAGCTCAATGTAGGCATCGTGGACCTGGACAGCCAGTCGATTCATTAACCACATCTTATCTGGATTACAACAATTGAAGGAAATCAACTCCAGGCCTCTGCCAAGTGCTTGTAAGTCTaataatactactaataataactACTTGCTTGCTTCAAGTTCAGCTGTAAAATGCCGGACCAGGCACTGTGCACCAAATAAAAGTGGACATTCCCTTAGTGCAGAGGATGAATTGTTCAGCCTTCAGATACTTATGTacagatggcagcagggtgaacaggctgctAGAAGACACAGGATGTCTTTTAGTATCCTCTGGGCTCTGCGCAGGCACCTCACCTCTCTGATATTACAGATGCTCACTAAATGGGTACAAATGAGTGCTTtgatcacctgctgcagagcccTTGTAGTGTTTCCAGTCAAGATGTTTTCTATTGCTCCTCTGTAAAAGTTAACACGAACCTGGCATGAGAATTTTGCCTTCTTACGTTTCCTACAGAACTACAGTTGTTTCTGCGCTTTCTTTACCAGTGTGGAGATGTGTGATGTCCAGGACTGTATGGTCACAGTAAgttctgaaaatattttagaaaacCAATCCAACGGAGGAGCATGTGATCCTTCCACTGGAATTAATCACAGAGATGTGGAGTCATACGATTGTGTGGGTGTGAAAGTGGTGACACTATCTTATTTTATAGCTATTGTAAGCTGCGTGGTAAAAGCATCGATTCAGAAATGCCAGAATCGAAATTCAACAGATAATGACTGACCCCCGGTGCCATGGAGATGACTTCTTGGTAGAGCTGCTTTGCCTGGTCCTGGGTTTCTGCAGAGCGTGAGAGGGCGCGGGCCAGACCCAGCCGTGAGATATGAGACCTGTGGTTCACTGGACTGGACACGCTCACTCCTTCTGCCACAGCGGGCTCTGAAACAACAGTTAATAACCACATAATGTATAATTACTGCCTCTGACAAACCGAGAAAGATACATACTATAAAAAGATTGGGAATTCAATATATTTTCAGGGGGATTTTTAAGATGGGACGTGCAACATAAACGGACggttaaaagaaataaaaagcatgTGAGCCATCATTAGGGCGAGTCATCTGATCCCaaagtgtttccattaaaaggtcatttttcattcacatttttagaTACTCgttcaaacagcattttgtttcAACTCCTTCTTTTACACACATAGTTCATGATCCCCtatttgttgttctttttgtcttttatacAATGGACATTCACACCACGTAGGCAGAAgtgcaaaacagcatcaaaaataaaattagttTCCCCTAAACAATCAAAAACTGAGACTTTAGGGAAGAAAGTTTTTCACCTGACTATGTATGTCATTCTCAATTATTTTCTCATGCCTTACCCTCTGCTGTCTGAACAGCACCAGGGCAACAGTCCTGTTTAGACTTGCAGGCAGGGAGCTGTGGTTTAGTAATGTTGCTGGAAGGTTTAGTGGATTTATCTGGCttggctgctgctccagctctcCCCCTACAGGTGAGAAAATATAAGACAAAACATCTCAAATGGTGAAAAAGATAAGAGACAGTGGTCTGTTTATGTTGTGCTCATACAGGAAATAAGGCATACGCATCACATTTCTGTCACCTGTAAATGTTTCCTAAACTGAAATAATGAGGGGATGAGGGAACAAACTGCACACTCGTTCCAGCGAGTCTCCCCTGACTGATAATCTTTCAGTAgaagattgtgtttgtgttgaatatGAAGCATGATAGAACTGAGAAAAGTAAGCATCCACAGGAAATCAcccatgaataaataaatgccaACAAACATCCACAGACGACCACATAACAGGTCTGCCAACGCTCTGCTCAGGACGCCAGCGTGactcacctggctgcaggggTTTTGGCTGGAGGTCGGGCAGCTTTCCCTCCCCTGGTCGGGGCAGGGGGCACAGGAGCAGGAGCTTTGGTTACAGCTGCTGCCATCCGCCCTTGACCAGGTCCTCCCCTGCCACGCTTAGCTCCTTTCTTGGCCACGCTGGTATCAGAAGGCCCCTTTGCTCCCGCTGGTTGGGTGATGGACTGCTTGGCAGCTCTCTCGTTTTCAGCCTCCTGTCGGTCCTGCCACCACTTTTGGTCTGACCAAACAGGGTATGGTTAATGTGGGAGTGCAGTTAATTTCCAAATggcttttgtatttgtttattgtaAAGTGTTTGCTGAACAGCAGGGACACATTTATCTACTGGGAATTCTCCAGTTACCATATCATATATAGCCTAATTTGTCATCAAACCAAAGATCTGCAtgttattttttacataaatgtCAGAATAGGCACGCTGCTACATAATTCTCTGCCAGCCAGCTGTGATTCTGAGTGAGATCAAAGACAATAAGTACACTATACACACTCACTTCTCAGCTGTTCAAGAGGCTCTCCACTCTGACTCTTGTGCTCCAGCTCAATGCTGGCCTGGAAGCTGAGGCAGGCATCAGCTATGGCTTCCTTTGACCTGTCTGAATCTGGGTAGTTGTCGTATTGAGCCAACTGCGCCAAACCCAAGAGACACAGGGCGTAGCTGTCCCGCGGTGTGGTCATTACTGCTAACTGACACACCTGTAGGCAGGGGAGGTAGGCAGGTGGTCAGAAGTCAGTGCTTCAGTGTAAAGCAAatccaaacactgcagctcttaCCAAAACAGACTGTTGAAATACACATAAAATACCCATTTTGACGTTTCCTCACTCAGCTGAACACTCTTACCCTCTCCTGCatgtccagcagctgctgacagggGGCGATAGAGGTGAGGCGTATGAGAGCTGTGAGGGCCTGGCACCTCTTTGCCACCAGGGACTGTCTCTCCATGTCTGGCTTGGCCCGGTGCTCACCCTGCTGGATGAGCCTCTGAAGCAGGGCAAATTGAGCATCCAGGAGCACCCTCTCCAGCTGCCCGCTCGCCTCGCCacggcacacacactgactcacagtcTGGGCAGTCAGCACTGCTACACTGAGGCATTCCAGCACagagacatgcagacacaggGTTTTTATGCAGTGCCTAGACACCTATTAAACTGGGCCACACTGGTGTGAATGGTGAGACTTTTCCTTGAATCACACGTTCACAGtggagatgagagagacagCTAATTGGAGCTGAGATCCAGCACAAACGCTAAGTAGAGGTAATAGCACCAATAAAAAAAGTCCAATTATTGCTTAAACAATAATGTTGTTTCGTAACATACGTGTGATAGACCTGTTCTGCACTCATAGCCTTCCCAGACAGCgtgttcctctgctgcagctggcccAGAGTGAGAAGGCCTCGAAGGAACTGTGTGTTGAGGCTGGACAGAGGGTCTGACGCATCCTGATCCATCCAACTGGAGACAAAATCATGAAAACGAATGGCAGCACACCAAATCTACCCAAATCTAGactttgaaatgtcaaaaaaacaagtcatttgCATGGGTGACCCTGCAGACAGTATGCCATGTGTATCTGCAGACGATGAGAGGGTTTTTCACTATCCTGTCCTCCCTCCCGACCTAAAGAGAACATCCTTGTATACTACTGACACTATCATGCCCcgtcacactgtcacacatgcacatacagacacgCAAACCTCTTGCTGCAGCGCTGGCGCACAAAGTGCTCCAGTCCCTGCTGTAAGAACAGAGCAGCCTCCTTCTCTGTGTCCTCGGAGgctttctcttcctgctgcagcagagccagtCCTGTGAACAATCTGAGAAAATGAAGGCACCACAGGAGAGATGTTGAAGACAAAGCTATCTCTGACCAACCATGTAGTTTTACATGTTCATCTACATCTCATTTGCCGTGTTGAACTACGAGGCCTCGCCTCACACGTGACTACACTactcctgtttttcattttccaaattCCCATATGATCATGGAGAGGATATAGGAGAGTGAACATTTGAATAGCAGATTTAGAGATTGGTTTTACAGTGACACAGAAAAGGATATGCATGCTTTCACCTCTTTATACTCTATTCCTGCTTTAGCAACAAGTCGGTGCCTGAGCTTCAGTTTGAACAAAAGGTTGCTTTATGGTTCTTAACAGGAGCTGAAATACATGAAAGCAtagtcctgttttattttttcattggcTGCCTGTGAGAATCAATTGCTTGTCAGGCACAGCATGGCTTTACTCCTAATTTTACTGTTCAGGTCATATTTCAGgtatttttctctgtgtatgAGCACAGTGTGAGATCCTCAGGTGATAAACCTCCTAGTTCTGTAGATGACCTTCAATTAATTATgatgttattattactgttacAGCTAGTGACACACAATTTCTGTGTCTACTACCAACAGTACTTCTATGACCTGACCTGAGTCCAGGGTGAAGGGGGCGCAGTGCCAGGCCGCTCTGGAGGTGCTGCAGTGCTTCTCTGCTCctgccctgcagcagcagcagccttccTGCATGGAGGTTGTACTCCCAGCTGTCAGGACTCAGAGACCAGGCATCCAGGTACTTCATCAGGGCTCGGTGGACACAGCTCTCTTCATCCCGCACGGCTGCACTGCCATCCTGCAACGAGAGGAGAGGGAGTTCAATTCCATCTGTCATGTATTCATTTGTAATTATTTAGAGGATGCTTGTATCTATACTGTTTTATAGAGCAATAAGTAGCTACATAAAAATGCATAACTTAAGTATTTGTACCATACAGTTTTGAGTGTTTCCTTATGAAACTGGTTGCTTTCTGAGATGATAATCTGCTTTCAAAAACCTTTAATTAGTGACCAGTTTTGTTTGGATACTCTGAGGAAAGAGGAGTACTCAGTAATGAGGGACCATTACTAATGTTCTAAAACTTTGTGAAGACTTAATATCTTTACAAAGACTTTGGAAATTGTGACAGCAATATGTTGAGATCCTGAATAGGATATTCAGTTTATGAAAAGGGTGGGATGGCTGTACAGGTCAAGTATCAGGCCAGTCATATGTTACATCATCCTGATGTGTTCTGATGTGCAAGACACTGatatgagagagacagagacataaagGTGGAGCAGAGAGATCGCAGAAGATGCTTATTGTTACTGGCCTCTCACTATTTCTCTCATCACTATATCAGATTTATGCTCAAGCAACAAGAGACAGCTGACAGCGACCTTGCCACTTTTTTTGGAGAGCCAGATGTAGAGCGTCTGAACATAGTCTGCTTTGCCGAACTGTCCCTGCTCTTTGAGCTGCTGATACTCTTTATCCAGTGCCTGCAGCTGGTTCTGCACTGTGGGCGTGCCGAGGTAACCATGGAGTTTGCACACAGCCAGGATGTCATCCTGACGTGCTGTTGATTTGGCATCGCTTAGTTCATCTCCGTCTCTGTCAGCCTGGAGATGAAGGAATGAAGAGGCGAGAGGTTGCACAATTCACACAAGCATTTTCACCAGTAACATGACCCATTATCAACATTCAAAAATGCAGTATTAAGTTAAACTGCTTAGCTGAAAAGGCCCATTCACACTGTACTTGAAAAGCAATATTTCTATTTCCTTTGTTAGATTTTATGAATCCAAATGGCGAAGGTTATAATTTGAAGTAGAATTGCGCCAATTGAGAAATAATTTTTTTCAGGGCatttcaggtgtgtttggtAGGATATAGAAAAGAGTAGCTGTGAAAGTGTGGGTGGGAAAGCCCTTGAGCCTGGTGCATTTCCTTTAGTCGGGATCTCTGAAGGCCACCTTTAGAGGAcagatgataataaaaaaatatatatataaaatgtaaagaatCTCTTTAGTCATGTGTGATTTGCTACAGGCAGTCTGAAAGAGCATGTCTGACGCTACCTTCCTCTGGAGGCCGTACATCTCTGTAGCGTAGTGCTGCTCCTCCAGAATGACAcccagcaggaagtggagtCTGGCGTCTCTGGAGCTGAGTCTGATAGCTGATGCATAGTGGACAGCAGCCTGCTCCAGGCTATGCAGCGGAGAGTGACCGTCCTCATGCTGCAACATGTCCCCTGTGGAAATAAACACTGTGGTTTCCGTTATGCACACAAGACCAGAGATCATTTCCATATATTTGTGAGAGAATTTGCATCAATATagagctgaaaaacatttcacagtgacTTTATTCCCCTGCTTTGTACTACAGACAACATCAGGTAGATTTGCTTTCAATAAAATAATCCTTCATATAGTCAGTGCAGCAGTCACCCCTGTCAAGGTTTAAATTAAACTCAAATAAGGGCCCATTGGAGATGTGTCTGCTACAGCAGAACAGCTTCTGAAAAGGTTGTATATCAGAAACTAGTGTAATAGTTAACTACtttgttatttgctttattgGTTTGCAAATGAGGCTTATTAgacttttctattttttataaTGCTGGTCGCTTGCTCACAGCACTGTCATCCATCAATGAAAAGCTGCAATGCAAGCTGGGCAGGGAGGTTTTGTTCCAAAGTCTACAGGCTGCAACACCAGGAATCCCAGCATCTGGCAACACACTTATTAATGAGtgattattttactttataaacctttaaaatcttattactgCGCTGTAACCTGtatagaaaatgagaaaaatcaaACTATGTGTCTTCAACATAAAGTTCAGTCATTTAAAATATGACTTGAGATTTAATTCCAATAGATCAAAAAATAAGGTGACAACCTTCGACACATATAAATGTGCCTACAGAAACCAAATGCTTTCAACTTTAGCAATTCTTATGAGACAACTCTGCTGTTTAGCTACATGCACAacttagtttaaaaaaaacaaccaattcATAGCATAAATAATTTCGATGAGCAAGTTCATCCAGTGTTTGAAGTTTTACtatcaaaaaaacatgtttagcATCACCTTAAATCTCTATTATTATGACAAAAAAACGCTGTTTCACTTCACAGCACACTGCATAACGGGAAATAGAAGGAGCTTCCATTTGGCGgccttctctctttcacttccgAATGACTGCATGCGTCCTTGCATGAAATATTCAGAGAGTGTGGCTTGGCTTGGCAAGGGCCCATTATCTGTCAGATGGCACTGATGTCACACCTTCATATTCCAGATGatattacaaaacaaacaaacccgtactgcagctgctgctctatCAAAATTCACTTTCAccaatcatttttaaaaaacaatttaactTATATACTCTAGATGTAAGAAGTCCTCTCGGCTAATTAATGCATGGCAGAACAATCATATACGCATGCATGTTAATATATAATACCCATTCTATAGTCTCTTaatattgaaaatgaaataaatttcaACATACTCTATTGATATCATGTTCCCCAGTCTTGATAAGATCTGCACACGCGATACAACATGATCTTTGGGtttcacagcaaaacaatacATGAGGTCAAACTGAagacactcattcattcatcatcctCCACACAGCTTGATCCAGGCCAACAGAAAAAGTTTATATTTCAAGATGTGAAGATTAACTGTCTCTATTGCTCCCTATCTCATACcaacactccctctctctctctctctctgtctctctctctctctctctggtgttACTTCTCGGTTCGGTTCCAGTGACTTTCATTCAGTCGTCTGGGATCAGTCTCGAATGTCACTTCTCAGAGTCATCAAACAATTAGCAAGGCACAAGTAGCTGAGAAAAGATGAGCAGTAACTTGAGTGCCTGGCACGTCAGATAGAGGAAGAAGCTCCGGAGGCAAGCGCTGACTAGCccattttcatgtattttttaagGGCTGAAGCTGAGCTACTGTGCCACAGCAAAGCAAGGAAAATTACTCTTCTGTCCCCTGACCAAGGACGCATTTCAATACTCATTAGACCTGCTAGATAACtagctgtgaaaaacaaaacaaactccaGAAACTCTCTGTTAAGAGAGTAATTTAGACAGACTAGTGCAGATATGGTAATATAGAGTATAATATAATTTATCTTCTGAGGATTGATACCAATTTTGATTAACAGAGTTTTTGACTCTCTTTCTGGCCTGCACGCTTTTTTTTGGAACAAACCATCTGAAAATTCTTCTTcctgagaaaaacagatgataacaaagcatttttattgttaCAGTACTGTACATGGTGATTCATTAAAGATGTAAAAATGTAGGGGTTGAGAAGGTTAATCGAGTCTGAGGGGTGTATCAGATCAGAGATTtcagaaggaggaaagaagctgACAGATTGCTTGATTCCCTTTCATTTCTGATCCTACACTCTTGGTTTGGAAAGTACTGCATACCTGGTTTCGGCAGGTGTTGTCGATAGAGTTTCAGGTGATCCTGGGCCAAGGCACACAGTTTATCCACGCTGTCTTCTCCCACTGTCATTTGTAGTCTTTTCTCCCAGTTACGCACCTGTAATTGACAGAGACGAAGAAAATCATCATCCAACCATCAAGTACAACAGGAGAAGCAGTAAAGCAAAATATTACCTCATTTAATGAAGTGGTGCTAAACCTACGCATGTTTTATGATCAGATGTGAGTGTCAAAACAGTAACATTAATCAGAGAGCAAATTCCTGTTTTTTATGACAAACGATGATTATAGtgattttgtctgtctgcatatTGCCCTGACATGGATAACTtataatatgtaataataaaCTAAcaagaaataagagaaaataCAACTAAATCCCCCCTAAAATAGCACTTTTATGTTAAACTAACAGTGAGCCCATCAATGGTGTCTAAGTTGTTGTATCTAATGCTGTTTAACTTTATACTTGCATGTTGATAATGTAAGTGAAACTGATGTATCACCTCCAAACTGTGCTTAGTCTCTATCTCCAAACAACTGGATGATGCAAAGTGCTTCTTATAccagtttgtttctgtgacaTCCTGAAAATGA
It contains:
- the dnaaf10 gene encoding WD repeat-containing protein 92 isoform X1 gives rise to the protein MSTPLSKPQIIAHIQKSLNYTVFDSKWIPCSAKFVCLGNFPRGTGVMQVYEVQHGEAHLIKEVEKPKPIKCGTFGATSLQQRHIATGDFDGNLSIWNLEMPDVPVYTVKAHKEIVNSIDGVGGLGIGDGAPEIVTGSRDGTVKVWDPRQKDSPVANMEPVEGETKRDCWTVAFGHAFNDQDRCVCAGYDNGDIKLFDLRNMSLRWETNIKNGVCCVEFDRKDINMNKLVATSLEGKFHVFDMRTQHLTKGFASVSEKAHKSTIWQVRHLPQNRDIFMTAGGAGNLHLWKYEYPAKRSKKDSDGADVGVAGSVSLLQNVTLSTQPIASLDWSPDKQGLCVCSGFDQSVRVLIVTKLNVV